A genomic segment from Luteolibacter ambystomatis encodes:
- a CDS encoding TetR/AcrR family transcriptional regulator: MDRTSVPESGAKLKLVEAAEALFAERGFEAVSVRDITKKAAMNIASVNYHFGSRDGLVAAVMTRYVTPINEERIARLDAIERRWAGKAVPLEEVLEAFVRPMVTQVRRSELSERLFLKLVGRTFGEQGNAMPPVLIEQFKVVCSRFVKALSKSLPGLPAEEILWRMHFVVGAMYHAMAQEDVLQMISQGAAGSPTIETTLARFTRFAAAGLRNGLETGDAVVAKGPQATFDF, encoded by the coding sequence ATGGATCGCACAAGTGTTCCCGAGAGTGGTGCCAAGCTCAAGTTGGTCGAGGCTGCGGAGGCCTTGTTCGCGGAGCGTGGCTTTGAGGCGGTTTCGGTTCGTGACATCACGAAGAAGGCCGCGATGAACATCGCCTCGGTGAATTACCACTTCGGCAGCCGGGATGGTCTGGTGGCGGCGGTGATGACCCGCTATGTGACGCCGATCAATGAGGAGCGTATCGCCCGGCTTGATGCCATCGAACGCCGTTGGGCGGGCAAGGCAGTGCCATTGGAAGAAGTTCTGGAGGCCTTTGTTCGCCCGATGGTGACCCAGGTGCGGCGGTCCGAACTCTCCGAGCGGCTGTTCCTGAAACTCGTCGGCCGTACCTTCGGTGAGCAGGGCAATGCGATGCCTCCGGTGCTGATCGAGCAGTTCAAGGTGGTGTGCTCGCGGTTCGTGAAGGCCTTGTCGAAGTCGTTGCCCGGCCTGCCCGCCGAGGAAATCCTGTGGCGCATGCACTTCGTGGTGGGGGCGATGTACCACGCGATGGCGCAGGAGGATGTCCTGCAGATGATCTCCCAAGGGGCCGCAGGCAGTCCGACGATCGAGACGACCCTTGCGCGGTTTACCCGCTTCGCTGCCGCCGGTCTGCGGAATGGCTTGGAAACCGGTGACGCCGTGGTGGCCAAGGGGCCGCAGGCAACGTTCGATTTCTGA
- a CDS encoding peroxiredoxin: MSVLVGKKAPAFTAKAVKGETIIENFTLSQFLGKNYVLLFFYPKDFTFVCPTELHRFQEELEQFESRGVKVIGCSTDSEFSHWAWLQTPRSKGGIQGVTYPLVADINKTISSDYDVLAGDYVETEDGDIEITGELVAYRGLFLIDKAGIVRHQVVNDMPLGRSIREALRVIDALQHFEQHGEVCPMDWEKGDDAMTPDHEGVSNYLGK, encoded by the coding sequence ATGTCCGTTCTCGTTGGAAAGAAAGCTCCGGCCTTCACCGCCAAGGCGGTGAAAGGGGAAACCATCATCGAAAACTTCACCCTCTCCCAGTTCCTCGGGAAGAACTACGTCCTGCTGTTCTTCTACCCGAAGGACTTCACCTTCGTCTGTCCGACCGAACTCCACCGCTTCCAGGAGGAGTTGGAGCAGTTCGAGTCCCGCGGTGTGAAGGTCATCGGCTGCTCGACCGATTCCGAGTTCTCCCACTGGGCCTGGCTCCAGACCCCGCGCAGCAAGGGCGGCATCCAGGGCGTGACCTACCCGCTGGTGGCGGACATCAACAAGACCATCTCGTCCGACTACGACGTGCTCGCCGGTGACTACGTGGAGACCGAAGACGGCGACATCGAGATCACCGGTGAACTCGTCGCCTATCGTGGTCTGTTCCTCATCGACAAGGCCGGCATCGTCCGCCATCAGGTTGTCAACGACATGCCGCTCGGCCGCTCCATCCGCGAGGCCCTGCGCGTGATCGACGCCCTCCAGCATTTCGAGCAGCACGGCGAAGTCTGCCCGATGGATTGGGAGAAAGGCGACGACGCCATGACCCCGGACCACGAAGGTGTGTCCAACTACCTCGGCAAGTAA
- a CDS encoding DHA2 family efflux MFS transporter permease subunit — protein sequence MSDPVIPLVTTDPALETTRRYLPWVVAVALFMQQLDGTIVNTAVPTIAASLKVTPLSLKSVLTSYTIAIAVFIPLSGWLADHFGTKRVFGFAIAMFTLGSLACGISLNLPMLVASRVMQGIGAAFMMPVGRIALLRTFPKSGILRAMNFVIIPALLGPLLGPLMGGVIVHVLPWRWIFLINLPFGILGLWLMRRYMPDHRGKVSEPLDTWGFILFGAGIALLSWVLEIFGEHRMNTVWVGGFALLSFALLGGYAWHARRVSDPLLAVSLFKIRTFRVSVAGGFVTRLGISGMPFLLPLLYQLGMGFQPWQAGLLVMPQALAAIGMKLLVERILARFGHKKVLVANTLVIGLMISAFSQVGPGTPVWVILLFSFMQGSVSALQFTAMNTLAYADTTDEQASDASTIASTGQQLSISFGIAFASLVTAWFLGGIERSDPAALIPALHRAYLLLGAVSIVSAVTFLTLKRNDGADVSGHVEATEE from the coding sequence ATGAGCGATCCCGTGATCCCGTTAGTAACGACGGACCCGGCCCTGGAAACCACCCGCCGCTATCTGCCGTGGGTGGTGGCGGTGGCGTTGTTCATGCAGCAACTCGATGGCACGATCGTGAACACGGCGGTGCCGACCATCGCGGCCTCGCTGAAGGTCACGCCGCTGAGCTTGAAGTCCGTGCTCACCAGCTACACCATTGCCATTGCGGTATTCATTCCGTTGAGCGGCTGGCTGGCGGATCACTTCGGCACGAAGCGCGTGTTCGGATTCGCCATCGCGATGTTCACGCTGGGTTCACTGGCGTGCGGGATCTCGCTGAACCTGCCGATGCTCGTCGCCTCCCGCGTGATGCAGGGGATTGGCGCGGCGTTCATGATGCCGGTGGGCCGCATCGCCCTTCTGAGGACATTCCCGAAATCCGGCATCCTGCGGGCGATGAATTTCGTGATCATCCCCGCGCTGTTAGGCCCCTTGCTGGGGCCGCTGATGGGTGGGGTCATCGTGCATGTGCTGCCGTGGCGCTGGATCTTCCTGATCAACCTGCCATTCGGAATCCTCGGGCTATGGCTGATGCGGCGCTACATGCCGGACCACCGCGGCAAGGTTTCCGAGCCACTCGATACATGGGGCTTCATTCTCTTCGGCGCGGGTATCGCGCTGCTGTCGTGGGTGCTGGAGATCTTCGGCGAACACCGCATGAACACGGTGTGGGTGGGTGGCTTCGCGTTGTTGTCGTTCGCCCTGCTCGGCGGCTATGCGTGGCATGCGCGGCGCGTGAGCGATCCCTTGCTGGCGGTGTCGTTGTTCAAGATCCGCACCTTCCGCGTCTCGGTGGCGGGGGGATTCGTGACGCGCCTCGGCATCAGCGGCATGCCGTTTCTGCTGCCATTGCTCTATCAGCTCGGCATGGGCTTCCAGCCATGGCAGGCCGGTCTGCTGGTGATGCCGCAGGCGCTCGCCGCGATCGGCATGAAGCTGCTGGTGGAGCGCATCCTCGCGCGCTTCGGCCACAAGAAGGTGCTGGTCGCGAACACGCTGGTGATCGGCCTGATGATCTCCGCGTTTTCCCAAGTGGGACCCGGTACGCCGGTATGGGTGATCCTGCTGTTCAGCTTCATGCAGGGCAGCGTCTCCGCGCTCCAGTTCACGGCCATGAACACGCTGGCGTATGCGGACACGACGGATGAGCAGGCCAGTGATGCGAGCACCATCGCCAGCACCGGGCAGCAGCTTTCGATCAGCTTCGGCATCGCCTTCGCGTCGCTTGTCACGGCGTGGTTCCTCGGTGGCATCGAGCGATCCGATCCGGCTGCATTGATCCCCGCGCTGCACCGGGCCTACCTGCTGTTAGGAGCGGTGAGCATCGTGAGCGCGGTCACGTTCCTGACGCTGAAGCGCAACGATGGTGCGGATGTCAGCGGCCATGTGGAGGCGACGGAGGAATAA
- a CDS encoding sulfite exporter TauE/SafE family protein has product MTVTQTLSLLGAAMAAGAINAVAGGGTILTFPTLLAVGTPPVIANATSTVALVIGTGGSVFGFRRHIPAIREWLWRFVPVSLLGGLIGSWLLTVTDDSTFKHLVPFLILFATLLFLVQGVVARMVKRTVEEPARKRRVWPAVLFQFGVAIYGGYFGAGIGILMLATLGFIGLTDIHRMNALKNILGSLINVVASVMFIARGMVDWHKAGVMTVGAIIGYFVGAHWSQKIPQVWVRRLVLAIGFVISAITFYRTFRA; this is encoded by the coding sequence ATGACGGTGACGCAGACTCTTTCCCTCCTCGGGGCGGCGATGGCCGCCGGAGCGATCAATGCGGTGGCGGGAGGCGGGACGATTCTGACGTTTCCGACACTACTCGCGGTGGGCACTCCGCCGGTGATCGCGAATGCCACGAGTACCGTGGCGCTGGTGATCGGCACCGGGGGCTCGGTCTTCGGCTTCCGCAGGCACATCCCGGCGATCCGCGAGTGGCTGTGGCGCTTCGTGCCGGTGAGCTTGCTCGGCGGGCTGATCGGGAGCTGGTTGCTGACGGTTACGGATGACTCCACCTTCAAGCACTTGGTGCCGTTCCTGATCCTGTTCGCGACGCTGCTGTTCCTGGTGCAAGGCGTGGTGGCGCGGATGGTGAAACGCACCGTGGAGGAACCGGCGCGGAAGCGGCGGGTGTGGCCCGCGGTGTTGTTCCAGTTCGGAGTGGCGATCTACGGCGGCTACTTCGGTGCGGGCATCGGCATTCTCATGCTGGCCACGCTGGGCTTCATCGGCCTGACGGACATCCATCGCATGAACGCGTTGAAGAACATCCTCGGCTCGCTGATCAACGTGGTGGCCTCGGTGATGTTCATTGCTCGCGGCATGGTGGATTGGCACAAGGCCGGCGTGATGACCGTGGGCGCGATCATCGGCTACTTCGTCGGTGCGCACTGGTCGCAGAAGATCCCGCAGGTGTGGGTGCGGCGGTTGGTGCTGGCGATCGGCTTCGTGATTTCCGCGATCACCTTCTACCGGACTTTCCGCGCATGA
- a CDS encoding metallophosphoesterase: MMLQWNRRRFLTITLPALAGFPALAGAAEEEPEKPLRFGVIADPQYADAVPKGTRHYRASLKKLEDGIAELNRHDLAFTVTLGDLIDHDFASFEPVLSRYGKLRSPHRIVLGNHDFDVTDDEKPKVLEKVGLKSGYQSFVHGSWRFALIDATEISTFRYPAADPRTKEARERMEQLAGQKQSNAQPWNGAVGTVQLEWLESELTAAKAANQRVVICGHFPLLPADNPHRLWNAGEVVKVIERHPHVAAYLNGHDHQGNYAHAGHCHYVNFKGMVETATDNPFAVVSCYRDRITVEGFGPEPTRERLS, from the coding sequence ATGATGCTCCAGTGGAATCGACGGCGGTTTTTGACGATCACCCTGCCCGCGTTGGCCGGGTTTCCGGCACTCGCCGGCGCGGCGGAGGAAGAGCCGGAGAAGCCCTTGCGGTTCGGTGTGATCGCGGACCCGCAGTATGCGGACGCGGTGCCGAAGGGGACGCGCCACTACCGCGCTTCATTGAAAAAGCTGGAGGACGGCATTGCGGAGCTCAACCGGCATGACCTCGCCTTCACGGTCACGCTGGGGGATCTGATCGATCACGACTTCGCCAGCTTCGAGCCCGTTCTCTCGCGCTATGGCAAGCTGCGGTCTCCACACCGCATCGTGCTCGGCAACCATGACTTTGATGTCACCGATGATGAGAAGCCGAAGGTTCTGGAAAAAGTCGGTCTGAAGTCCGGCTACCAGAGTTTCGTCCATGGCAGTTGGAGGTTCGCACTGATCGATGCCACGGAGATTTCGACTTTCCGTTATCCGGCGGCCGATCCACGGACCAAGGAAGCCCGTGAGCGGATGGAACAACTCGCCGGTCAAAAGCAGTCGAACGCGCAGCCGTGGAACGGGGCGGTTGGCACGGTGCAGCTCGAGTGGCTCGAAAGCGAACTCACCGCCGCGAAAGCCGCGAACCAGCGCGTGGTGATCTGCGGTCATTTTCCGCTGCTTCCCGCCGACAATCCGCATCGCCTCTGGAATGCTGGTGAAGTGGTGAAAGTGATCGAGCGGCATCCGCACGTGGCCGCCTACCTGAATGGCCACGATCACCAGGGGAACTATGCCCACGCCGGGCATTGCCATTACGTGAACTTCAAGGGAATGGTGGAAACGGCCACCGACAATCCCTTCGCCGTGGTGAGCTGCTATCGGGATCGCATCACCGTCGAGGGCTTCGGGCCGGAGCCCACGCGGGAAAGATTGAGCTGA
- a CDS encoding SUMF1/EgtB/PvdO family nonheme iron enzyme encodes MDRPAVKRIVFAMLAGSLMAADGEAVKQDGPNGHKLITVPAGTYALGSKGHPTNPAHAFKTSGFRIADCETTNAQFSRFVAATGYVTYAEKQGWSLIGGEGSAEWEWRRMDGANWRHPFGPQGPDAEKLPDHPVTQISGEDARAYCKWIGGRLPQLDEWETAARAGATTRYPWGDTYVPRCANTWNGINHLKNTREDGYVLTSPVRSYPPNAWGLYDVIGNVFEYCEGHPAWMSAEEAKRKICGRGGSWWCSDHCCNFHNLLDVGRMIRTASLPNQGFRVVFDL; translated from the coding sequence ATGGATCGGCCCGCCGTGAAACGGATCGTCTTCGCGATGCTCGCCGGCTCCCTGATGGCGGCCGATGGCGAAGCCGTGAAGCAGGATGGACCGAACGGGCACAAACTCATCACCGTGCCAGCCGGAACATATGCGCTGGGCAGCAAGGGCCATCCGACCAATCCGGCACATGCATTCAAAACCTCCGGTTTCCGCATCGCCGATTGCGAGACAACCAACGCGCAGTTCAGCCGCTTCGTCGCCGCGACGGGTTACGTGACGTATGCGGAGAAGCAGGGATGGAGCCTGATAGGAGGCGAAGGCAGTGCCGAGTGGGAATGGAGGCGCATGGATGGCGCGAACTGGCGTCATCCCTTCGGCCCGCAAGGGCCGGATGCGGAGAAACTGCCGGATCATCCCGTGACCCAGATCAGCGGCGAGGACGCGAGGGCGTATTGCAAATGGATCGGCGGACGCCTGCCACAGCTGGATGAATGGGAAACCGCCGCCCGCGCCGGTGCAACGACCCGCTATCCATGGGGCGACACTTACGTCCCCAGGTGCGCGAACACCTGGAACGGGATCAACCACTTGAAGAACACGCGCGAGGACGGCTACGTGCTCACCTCGCCGGTGCGCTCTTATCCGCCGAACGCGTGGGGGCTCTACGATGTGATCGGGAATGTGTTCGAGTATTGCGAAGGCCATCCCGCCTGGATGAGCGCGGAGGAAGCGAAGCGGAAGATCTGCGGACGCGGCGGCTCGTGGTGGTGTTCCGACCACTGCTGCAATTTCCACAACTTGCTCGATGTGGGCCGGATGATCCGCACCGCCTCGCTGCCGAACCAGGGGTTCCGGGTGGTCTTCGATTTGTAG
- a CDS encoding DEAD/DEAH box helicase: MLQKEGAVTQIFGNHLFIQGRVEDESGTFRTSLRLQGNRWFGSCTAEDEIVAGACQYATMMERMHRGEDLPESPNEFDDTPVLDIIEEKLGRELDDKEADFVTKIEKRYRRYVIEGELHDHDMVRITPRWEITTYEPLELWPMPPGDILEFWNYIAYAFYKRKLPYPEFMNVITDLSAVQKKMADWEQEREVAAWYDRIEQVNERPPQDAPLNVVFRLVATINEGRLEVKEEKAGVWIQLREKNDIEAYVALYQEAALRMDASSQVLWEHFLSFYRQHGETTLDFDQEESCRFMNRLFRQPALKGYLVNLDDKDFKVVTDALSWMCEDDPYDPNSFALQLVTAAGENVSHSVRLLPGRKELYQSDETVFPGPPRWLEETDVMPRYLIPRRVIDSLEGVEFLRKIGASLPESLKKRVLDLELKPKFEMKLVAGLTAAETEHLVIDVTAIETKGRRTERMTKEGWELVEQQPVKGKQLLRFAREDLYPVPSLLEEMGLTYDEKLISFKTRITKQFPEKFAEWIKAMPESVDLDIDLRLKSILNDPVTAAVRFEVVNQEIDWFDLRIVIDVQGVNLSKAQIRQLVAARGGYVRMDDGSWMRLEIKLDADQREAVTRLGLDPFDLSGETHRMHALQLADPKAAEVFDPKAWKRIKDRAGDIQLEVEPDVPTNLNATLRPYQVDGFRFLAYLATNGFGGILADDMGLGKTIQSITYILWLRDEAKAAKKIKMPVLVVCPKSVLDVWQSEAGKFAPELHAKILRNREDLNVEYIQNNVDVLILNYAQLRVCGDLLNQIKWLTVILDEGQQIKNPDSKAAKCARELESENRLVLTGTPIENRLLDMWSLMAFAMPGVLGSRAYFKKRFDKRKDPLSQNRLASRLRPFLLRRTKLQVAQDLPPRTEEEVYSKMENIQQELYKAELKRIQKALLGLDSDEAVKKNSFAILQGLMRLRQICCHPGLIDPKYLKEESAKMESLFYLLDQLHEEGHKVLVFSQFVSMLDLIKARLELEARPFHYLTGQTKDRKGEIERFQTTKDPSVFMLSLKAGGAGLNLTSASYVILYDPWWNPAVENQAIDRTHRIGQKNKVIAYRLLTRDTVEEKIRILQHQKTQLVTNVLGDEGFASNLGLEDLQFILNHGGEDEDQG; the protein is encoded by the coding sequence ATGCTTCAGAAAGAAGGCGCGGTTACCCAGATTTTCGGGAACCACCTCTTCATCCAAGGCCGCGTCGAGGACGAGAGCGGCACCTTCCGCACCAGCCTGCGCCTGCAGGGCAACCGCTGGTTCGGCTCCTGTACGGCGGAGGACGAAATCGTCGCCGGGGCGTGCCAGTACGCCACGATGATGGAGCGCATGCACCGCGGCGAGGACCTGCCGGAATCGCCGAACGAATTCGACGACACGCCGGTGCTCGACATCATCGAGGAAAAGCTCGGCCGCGAACTGGATGACAAGGAAGCCGATTTCGTCACCAAGATCGAGAAGCGCTACCGCCGCTACGTGATCGAAGGCGAGCTACACGACCATGACATGGTCCGCATCACGCCGCGCTGGGAAATCACCACCTACGAGCCGCTCGAACTGTGGCCGATGCCGCCGGGCGACATCCTGGAATTCTGGAACTACATCGCCTACGCCTTCTACAAGCGGAAGCTGCCGTATCCGGAGTTCATGAACGTGATCACGGACCTGTCCGCCGTTCAGAAGAAGATGGCGGACTGGGAGCAGGAGCGCGAGGTCGCCGCTTGGTATGACCGCATCGAGCAGGTCAACGAGCGTCCTCCACAGGATGCGCCGCTCAATGTGGTCTTCCGCCTCGTCGCAACGATCAACGAAGGCCGTCTCGAAGTGAAGGAGGAGAAGGCGGGTGTCTGGATCCAACTGCGCGAGAAGAACGACATCGAAGCCTACGTGGCCCTCTATCAGGAAGCCGCGCTGCGCATGGATGCCTCCAGCCAGGTGCTGTGGGAGCACTTCCTTTCCTTCTACCGCCAGCACGGCGAAACCACGCTCGACTTCGATCAGGAGGAGTCGTGCCGTTTCATGAACCGCTTGTTCCGCCAGCCGGCCCTCAAAGGCTATCTGGTGAACCTGGACGACAAGGATTTCAAGGTCGTCACGGATGCCCTGAGCTGGATGTGCGAGGATGATCCATACGATCCGAACAGCTTCGCGCTCCAGCTGGTGACCGCCGCGGGCGAGAATGTCTCGCACTCGGTGCGCCTGCTGCCGGGCCGCAAGGAGCTCTATCAATCCGACGAAACCGTATTCCCCGGTCCGCCGCGCTGGCTGGAGGAGACGGACGTGATGCCGCGCTACCTCATTCCGCGGCGCGTGATTGACTCGCTGGAGGGCGTCGAATTCCTCCGCAAGATCGGTGCTTCGCTGCCGGAGTCTCTGAAGAAGCGCGTGCTCGATCTGGAACTGAAGCCGAAGTTCGAGATGAAACTCGTGGCGGGTCTCACCGCCGCTGAGACCGAGCATCTGGTCATCGACGTCACCGCGATCGAAACCAAGGGCCGCCGCACCGAGCGCATGACCAAGGAGGGCTGGGAGCTCGTTGAGCAGCAGCCGGTCAAGGGCAAGCAGCTCCTGCGTTTCGCCCGTGAAGACTTGTATCCGGTGCCTTCGCTGCTGGAGGAAATGGGCCTCACCTATGACGAGAAACTCATCTCGTTCAAGACGCGCATCACCAAGCAGTTCCCGGAGAAATTCGCCGAGTGGATCAAGGCGATGCCGGAGTCCGTGGACCTCGACATCGACCTGCGCCTGAAGTCCATCCTGAACGACCCGGTCACCGCCGCGGTCCGCTTCGAGGTGGTGAACCAGGAGATCGACTGGTTCGACCTCCGCATCGTCATCGACGTGCAGGGCGTCAATCTTTCCAAGGCACAGATCCGCCAGCTCGTTGCCGCTCGTGGTGGCTACGTCCGCATGGACGATGGCTCGTGGATGCGCCTCGAGATCAAGCTCGATGCCGACCAGCGTGAAGCTGTCACCCGTCTCGGCCTCGATCCGTTCGACCTTTCCGGTGAGACCCACCGCATGCACGCCCTCCAGCTCGCCGATCCGAAGGCGGCGGAGGTCTTCGACCCGAAGGCGTGGAAGCGCATCAAGGATCGTGCCGGTGACATCCAGCTCGAAGTCGAGCCGGACGTGCCGACGAATCTGAACGCCACGCTCCGCCCGTATCAGGTGGACGGTTTCCGGTTCCTCGCCTACCTCGCAACCAACGGCTTCGGCGGCATCCTCGCGGATGACATGGGTCTCGGTAAGACGATCCAGTCGATCACCTACATCCTCTGGCTGCGCGATGAAGCGAAGGCCGCGAAGAAGATCAAGATGCCGGTGCTCGTCGTCTGTCCCAAGTCGGTGCTCGACGTGTGGCAGAGCGAAGCCGGCAAGTTCGCGCCCGAGCTTCACGCGAAGATCCTCCGCAACCGCGAGGACCTCAATGTGGAGTATATCCAGAACAACGTCGACGTCCTGATCCTCAACTACGCCCAGCTCCGTGTCTGCGGCGACCTGTTGAACCAGATCAAGTGGCTCACGGTCATCCTCGACGAAGGCCAGCAGATCAAGAACCCCGACTCGAAGGCCGCCAAATGCGCCCGCGAGCTGGAGTCCGAGAACCGCCTGGTCCTCACCGGTACGCCGATCGAAAACCGCTTGCTCGACATGTGGTCGCTCATGGCCTTCGCCATGCCCGGCGTGCTCGGCAGCCGCGCTTACTTCAAGAAGCGTTTCGACAAGCGCAAGGACCCGCTCTCACAGAACCGCCTGGCCTCGCGCCTGCGTCCGTTCCTGCTGCGCCGCACCAAGCTGCAGGTGGCGCAGGACCTGCCGCCGCGAACCGAAGAGGAGGTTTACTCGAAGATGGAGAACATCCAGCAGGAGCTCTACAAGGCGGAGCTCAAGCGCATCCAGAAGGCGCTGCTTGGCCTGGACTCGGACGAAGCGGTGAAGAAGAACTCCTTCGCCATTCTCCAGGGCCTCATGCGCCTGCGCCAGATCTGCTGCCACCCGGGTCTCATCGATCCGAAGTATCTCAAGGAAGAGTCGGCGAAGATGGAGTCCCTGTTCTACCTCCTGGACCAGCTCCACGAGGAAGGCCACAAGGTGCTCGTGTTCTCCCAGTTCGTCTCGATGCTGGACCTCATCAAGGCCCGCCTCGAACTGGAAGCCCGCCCGTTCCACTACCTCACCGGCCAGACCAAGGACCGCAAGGGCGAGATCGAGCGCTTCCAGACGACCAAGGACCCGTCCGTCTTCATGCTCTCGCTGAAGGCCGGTGGCGCAGGTCTGAACCTGACCTCCGCCTCCTACGTCATCCTCTACGATCCGTGGTGGAACCCGGCGGTGGAAAACCAGGCCATCGACCGTACGCACCGCATCGGCCAGAAGAACAAGGTCATCGCGTATCGTCTGCTCACCCGCGACACGGTGGAAGAGAAGATCCGCATCCTCCAGCACCAGAAGACGCAGCTTGTCACCAACGTGCTCGGCGACGAAGGCTTCGCCTCGAACCTGGGCTTGGAAGACCTCCAGTTCATCCTCAACCACGGCGGTGAGGACGAGGACCAAGGCTGA
- a CDS encoding metal ABC transporter permease, whose protein sequence is MTAEIFNPEWWALPWRSESTCWLVVTSFFVALASALPGVFLVLRRMALAGDAISHSVLPGIVIAFLFTGSLDSPLLVVGAAGAGLLVMLTIEALRRGAGIREDAATGIAFTAFFAGGVLLLRTYAGKVDLDPDCVLFGSLETAVHGATLALGGLEVPRVTLTAMATAFVMGAFLLIAYRPLLLGSFDPAHARTTGFKPGWSNVLLMGAVSIVVVVSFQAVGAVLAVALLILPGATALLCAKRVPGVLMISGAHALLSSVGGLYLAMALNCNVAAAIVLAGAALFCAAWLIGPMDGLIRPRKWRKKAVR, encoded by the coding sequence ATGACCGCGGAAATCTTCAATCCGGAATGGTGGGCGCTGCCCTGGCGCTCGGAATCCACCTGCTGGCTGGTGGTCACCTCGTTTTTCGTGGCGCTGGCCTCGGCTCTGCCCGGGGTGTTCCTGGTGTTGCGCCGGATGGCGCTGGCCGGGGATGCGATCAGCCACAGTGTGTTGCCCGGGATTGTCATCGCTTTCCTGTTCACCGGCTCGCTCGACTCGCCATTGCTGGTGGTCGGGGCGGCGGGAGCGGGTTTGCTGGTGATGCTCACGATCGAGGCGCTGCGCCGCGGGGCTGGCATCCGTGAGGACGCTGCCACCGGCATTGCGTTCACGGCGTTCTTCGCTGGCGGCGTGCTGCTGCTGCGGACCTATGCGGGCAAGGTCGATCTGGATCCGGACTGTGTGCTTTTCGGCAGCTTGGAAACGGCGGTCCATGGAGCGACGCTGGCGTTGGGAGGTTTGGAAGTGCCACGGGTGACCCTCACCGCGATGGCGACGGCTTTCGTGATGGGGGCGTTCCTGCTGATCGCGTACCGGCCGCTGCTGTTGGGTTCGTTTGATCCCGCCCACGCCCGGACCACGGGTTTCAAGCCCGGTTGGAGCAATGTGCTCCTGATGGGGGCGGTGTCGATCGTGGTGGTGGTGTCATTCCAAGCTGTGGGCGCGGTGCTTGCGGTGGCTCTGCTGATCCTGCCCGGTGCGACAGCCCTGCTGTGCGCGAAGCGCGTGCCCGGCGTGCTGATGATCTCCGGAGCCCATGCACTGCTGTCCAGTGTGGGCGGTCTCTATCTGGCCATGGCATTGAACTGCAACGTGGCGGCGGCCATCGTGCTGGCGGGAGCGGCCCTTTTCTGTGCCGCCTGGCTGATCGGCCCGATGGATGGATTGATCCGTCCGAGGAAATGGCGGAAAAAGGCGGTACGTTAG